A single window of Lynx canadensis isolate LIC74 chromosome C2, mLynCan4.pri.v2, whole genome shotgun sequence DNA harbors:
- the SLC22A14 gene encoding LOW QUALITY PROTEIN: solute carrier family 22 member 14 (The sequence of the model RefSeq protein was modified relative to this genomic sequence to represent the inferred CDS: inserted 2 bases in 1 codon): MSGESNCKVKHRSHHPSKNLNEREAQEHSNSWSLEMLLRRLKATEANQDDKFAHVLDAVGEFGTFQRRLVVLTFIPNILLAFFISADVFVFTAQKPYCNTSWILAVGRNLTEAEQMNLTLPREPNGSFQTCLMYLPVAWDLDSIIQFGLNHTESCQDGWIYPDAKKRSLVNEFDLVCGKEQNSESMQTMFAAGVLTGSLIFGLMSDKLGRYPTILMSLLGLIIFGFGTAFVNTFHQYLFFRFGVSQALVGYTISSMSLATEWLVAEHRSHAIILEHCFFSVGLVFLTGLANSLPHWRLLFLVGGAPVFPLIFYIWILPESPRWLLMNGKLEEARQMLCHAAGVNKKTIPPSLLDELQLPRKKVTKASVLDFYNNRHLRKVTLVMGCVWFTVSYSYFTLCFKLKDFAMNIHFRQVIPGLTEVPARLCCIFLLEQIGRKWSLVXSLFQGTLMCLLILILPPELKSIMVLMVALGEFSLAASVTVFFIYTAELLPTVLRATGLGLVSLAWAAGAISSLMIISQRLTLLPILALFFCSLLPETQDQPLPDILGHYPLQTRNMAEELLAKEVAPEGGTGDAVRNTVLDSTMLKLDSDILSHTPVPGRAGDTDPRND; encoded by the exons ATGTCAGGAGAAAGCAACTGCAAGGTAAAACACAGATCCCACCACCCTTCCAAGAACTTGAACGAGCGCGAGGCACAAGAGCACTCCAATTCCTGGTCTCTGGAAATGCTGTTACGCAGACTGAAGGCCACAGAAGCCAACCAGGATGACAAGTTTGCCCACGTCCTGGATGCGGTGGGGGAGTTCGGCACATTCCAGCGGAGACTGGTGGTCCTCACCTTCATCCCCAACATCCTGTTGGCCTTCTTTATCTCTGCCGACGTCTTCGTGTTCACAGCCCAGAAGCCCTATTGTAATACCAGCTGGATCCTAGCAGTGGGCCGCAACCTCACAGAGGCTGAGCAGATGAACCTGACCCTGCCCCGAGAACCCAATGGAAGTTTCCAGACGTGCCTCATGTACTTGCCCGTAGCCTGGGACCTGGATTCTATCATCCAGTTTGGCCTCAACCACACAGAGTCATGCCAAGATGGGTGGATCTACCCTGACGCCAAGAAGCGATCACTGGTCAATGAG TTTGACTTGGTGTGTGGCAAGGAGCAGAACTCGGAAAGCATGCAGACCATGTTCGCCGCGGGCGTCCTGACCGGGTCCCTCATCTTCGGACTCATGAGTGACAA GCTGGGCCGCTACCCCACCATCCTGATGTCGCTGCTGGGGCTGATCATCTTCGGCTTCGGGACAGCCTTCGTCAACACCTTTCACCAGTACCTGTTCTTCCGCTTCGGCGTGTCCCAGGCCTTGGTGGGCTACACCATCAGCAGCATGTCTTTAG CCACTGAGTGGCTAGTGGCTGAGCACCGGTCCCATGCCATCATCCTGGAACACTGCTTTTTCTCTGTGGGACTCGTGTTCCTGACAGGGCTTGCCAACAGCCTTCCTCACTGGCGGCTGCTGTTTCTGGTGGGTGGCGCACCCGTGTTCCCCCTCATCTTCTATATCTG GATCCTGCCGGAGTCCCCACGGTGGCTGTTGATGAACGGGAAGTTGGAGGAAGCGAGGCAGATGCTGTGCCACGCGGCTGGCGTGAACAAGAAGACCATTCCCCCAAGTCTGCTGGACGAG CTCCAGCTGCCCAGAAAGAAGGTGACTAAGGCGTCTGTCCTGGACTTCTATAACAATAGGCACCTCCGAAAGGTGACCCTGGTGATGGGCTGTGTGTG GTTTACTGTCAGTTACAGCTATTTTACGCTGTGCTTCAAGTTGAAGGATTTTGCCATGAACATCCACTTCAGACAAGTGATTCCTGGCCTCACGGAGGTGCCCGCCCGGCTGTGCTGCATCTTTCTCCTCGAGCAGATCGGGAGGAAGTGGAGCCTGGT GAGCCTCTTCCAAGGCACCCTGATGTGCCTGCTTATCCTTATCCTCCCCCCAG AGCTGAAATCCATAATGGTCTTGATGGTCGCGCTTGGAGAGTTCAGCCTGGCGGCCTCGGTCACCGTGTTCTTCATCTACACCGCTGAGCTCCTGCCCACGGTCCTCAG GGCGACAGGTCTGGGGCTGGTGTCCCTGGCCTGGGCAGCCGGAGCCATCTCGTCCCTGATGATCATCAGCCAGAGActcaccctcctccccatcctggcCTTGTTCTTCTGCTCCCTGTTGCCAGAAACGCAGGACCAGCCTCTCCCTGACATCCTGGGGCACTACCCCCTACAGACAAG GAACATGGCTGAGGAACTGCTCGCCAAGGAAGTGGCACCCGAAGGTGGGACTGGGGACGCGGTGAGGAACACGGTTCTCGATTCCACGATGCTGAAACTGGACTCCGACATTCTCTCCCACACACCTGTGCCGGGCAGAGCAGGGGACACAGACCCACGGAATGACTGA